The genomic DNA TTCCATTTGTTGGCTGCGATATTGATGGAGTTCTTCTGTTTTGGTACGGATTTTTTCTACTGTTTTAATATCTGCTGTTTGTGGAAATGGGAAGGTTTCAAAACAGGTGTTATGAGTATAGCGAGTATCACCTTTTAATGTTGAACTTTGGGCTTTTACCCACAGACGATGTATTTTAGATGTAAGGATTCCTAATATATAAAAATCATCTGAAGCTACAACAGTAGTTGAGTCTGCTGGTAACCAATCAGATTTTCCAGGAAGAAAAATAAACCATTTAGAATGTCTGGGAACTATCAAGTAAAATGATAAAGATGAAATTGCTTTTCGCATAGCTGGACGCGGACGCGGAAACTGCCACCAATAATCTCTAGTTTTAGCATCTTTATTATTTAGTCTTTCAATTCTAACAGTATTTTTGACGTGTTGAAAAGGTAATTTATAATTAATTGCTTCTTCAATAGTCATTTCATTAAAATCAATAATCCATCTTTTTGGTAATCCATGAGGATTACTTGCTAAATCTCTTGCATCCGAAAATAACTTAATCACATGATTATTTTTTGAGTCTGCCTTTATCCAAGATTCAGCTATTTCTGTGTTTATTATAAATCCCTTACCAGTAGGTTGAGAACCTTTAAATGAGTAATTTGAGTTGGCAGCAATTTTGACAGCTTTAAAGACATCAGTTTGATAAGATAAGGCTGCATTGATTGAAGAAGTTAAACTATTGTCTAAAAAGTATTTATTTGTTTCTTCATAGCACCAATTAACAATACTCACATGAACTTTAGCCTCACCAGACCAAGGTTGAGTAGAAATAGCTTCATGAATAAAACCTCCATTCTGAGTTATGTAATCTAATCCTGCTTTTCTCGTATTTCCTTGACTAATAGTGTTTGTACCCACTAAACCTGCTCTACCCTTTCCATTAAGAGATTCGTGAGCTAACCTAAACCAATAACTACAAAAATCTACCTGTGATTTAACTTCTGAAAACTTGTTAAAAAGACGTTCGGCATATTCATCTCCTAAATCTGAGCGCACCCTATTTCCTCCCAAAAAAGGCGGATTTCCAATAATTGCATCTGCTTTCACCCATTCATTAAATAAAGCATCCTGACAAACAATATTATTATCCAAACTATCCAAAGGTAAAGCAGGTTCAGTTAACTGTAAATTATCAATCGCAATCTTCCGCGCAATCATCAAAGTTACCCTTGCTAACTCCACCGCAAAAGGATTAGTATCCATCCCATAAAATTGTAAAGGTGTCACCAAACCCATCTGCATTTGTTTATCTTTTGATTTTCGCAACGTAGAAATTTTTTCTAATAGCAATATTTCAATTCTTTTTAATTCCTGATAAGCTAAATACAGAAAATTACCCGAACCACAAGCAGGGTCTAAAACACGATAACTTTGTAATGATAATTGCAGTGTTGAAAGTTCTTTAATTGTACTTGCTTCCTCAATTCTCTCTTCCCAAAAACGGCTAATTGTCGGACGCACAATTTTCATAATATCCACTTCAGAAGTGTAATGAATTCCTCTAGCGTGACGTTCTTTTTTATCAACCGTTCCTTCAAATAAATTCCCAAAAATCGCTGGACGAACCTTACTCCAATTTTCTCGCGCTGAAACATCCAAAAAACTTAACTCTTCCCTAGTTAACTCAATCGGATGAATCACAGAAAATAAACCACCATTAAAATAATCAACACCTTGATAACGTCCTGCTGGTGTTTTTCCTGGTAGATTCATTTCTCTAAACAAACCACCTAAAATATCATAGGAACTTGCACCATTCATACAATCTTGCACACAAGAAACAAACATATCACGAGGTAAAAGTTGCCTCTTTTCCGCAAACATAGCTAACACACACTGCAAAATAAAACGCTGTGCTGTTAATTTTTCAATTCCTCTTGTTTCTAATTCTAATAATAATTCTCCCATCCGTCGGGCAGCTTTTACAGTCACTTCTACCTGGTTATTTTGGAATACAGGAGTTTTTTGACCTAATTCCATAAATGCCAATGCCCCAGCCCGTTCTGGCAATTTTTCCAGAGCTATTTTATCTACAGGTGTATCTAATTGAATATCAAAATCAAAGATCCAGAATTGATCAAAATTGCATAAAATTACATATTTAGGACGATTTGGGACTAAACGAGTCCAATAATCAAAAGCTTGAGAATAATGTTTATTTAAGTCTTCTCCCCGTTTTTTCATCTCAATTAAAACGCGGGGTTTCCAAACTAAATCCGCAAATCCAGTTTTACCAGTTTTACTACTTTTTTTAATAGCTTCTTCGTAAGTTGCACCAGCTTCTAAAGCACCTTCATGACCAAAAGCACGAAAAAAGCGGTCAAGAAAAGTCTGTGCTTCTTTCCGTTCTTGTCCGGTAATATGTTGTTGGCAAAATTGCACGAATTTAGATAAACTTTCTGGTGTGGATGATGTCATATTTGTCGGTCAAAATATACTATTCTGTAAAAGATCTAAATTAGTTTCTATTGATAATTATAAATAATATTAATATTCCCCAAAACTAAAATCACTAATATCAAAACTACCGTCAAACTAGCAACCAACTTAGTTACTCTCGACTTAATTATAGCATGAACTAAAAAAGGTGCAATTAATAAACAAACCAACCCGATAAAAGAATATTTTGTTATTGCTAATTTCAAGAATAACTTACCTAAACCATACTCAATATTATAATTAAAACTCCATCCTCCTACAAAAATAATCAAGAAAGTAGCAGTAAGAAAATCTGGATTTTTGATAAAATCCTCTAAAAACTTTCCTAACGCTAAAAATAGAAAAGGAAACAAAGGAATAATATACCAAGCATAAAAATGGCTTTGAGAACCAGAAAATATAAGTATCAATAAATAAATGATAATGGGAATGTAAATAATTCTGTTTTTGATATCATCAATATTTCCCTTCATAGCAGGAAGTAAAATCAGCCAACTAAAAGTTAACCAACTATCTTCAAAAAAGACTGTTTTACCAAGAAGTTCTGGAAACAACAGGAAATTCTCAAAACGATTAGTATGAGATTGAATAACTCTGAAAAACAGTTCAAAATCATAGAAACTACCATAAATAAAATAACCTGATAATAATATCAATCCAATTATCAAAACTACTAAACTATCTCGCCATTTTTTCTGATAAATTAAAAGTAAGCAAATCATCGGGACAAGGAAGAAACCGGTTATTTTCGCTAGAGAT from Okeanomitos corallinicola TIOX110 includes the following:
- a CDS encoding DNA methyltransferase, which produces MTSSTPESLSKFVQFCQQHITGQERKEAQTFLDRFFRAFGHEGALEAGATYEEAIKKSSKTGKTGFADLVWKPRVLIEMKKRGEDLNKHYSQAFDYWTRLVPNRPKYVILCNFDQFWIFDFDIQLDTPVDKIALEKLPERAGALAFMELGQKTPVFQNNQVEVTVKAARRMGELLLELETRGIEKLTAQRFILQCVLAMFAEKRQLLPRDMFVSCVQDCMNGASSYDILGGLFREMNLPGKTPAGRYQGVDYFNGGLFSVIHPIELTREELSFLDVSARENWSKVRPAIFGNLFEGTVDKKERHARGIHYTSEVDIMKIVRPTISRFWEERIEEASTIKELSTLQLSLQSYRVLDPACGSGNFLYLAYQELKRIEILLLEKISTLRKSKDKQMQMGLVTPLQFYGMDTNPFAVELARVTLMIARKIAIDNLQLTEPALPLDSLDNNIVCQDALFNEWVKADAIIGNPPFLGGNRVRSDLGDEYAERLFNKFSEVKSQVDFCSYWFRLAHESLNGKGRAGLVGTNTISQGNTRKAGLDYITQNGGFIHEAISTQPWSGEAKVHVSIVNWCYEETNKYFLDNSLTSSINAALSYQTDVFKAVKIAANSNYSFKGSQPTGKGFIINTEIAESWIKADSKNNHVIKLFSDARDLASNPHGLPKRWIIDFNEMTIEEAINYKLPFQHVKNTVRIERLNNKDAKTRDYWWQFPRPRPAMRKAISSLSFYLIVPRHSKWFIFLPGKSDWLPADSTTVVASDDFYILGILTSKIHRLWVKAQSSTLKGDTRYTHNTCFETFPFPQTADIKTVEKIRTKTEELHQYRSQQMESKQWGITTLYNKFFNEPSSKLYQLHQQLDKLVMAAYKIQSENDILEKLLTLNSELAEKEKQGIEIIGPYPPN
- a CDS encoding glycosyltransferase family 39 protein; amino-acid sequence: MLDSISPFLQILLSRKDWFFCTLITILGSVIRIYKYDQIPVHNWTADEYAFAWSGMSLIKDHIPTSWSWLKAYGDIPTIEWKGLTYQLVSPWLDHPPLFSLIVGSAAILGGANTFFDCNLTTMRIPSLILGISSIVLFYILSLKLSNTNIAILASLIFATNPNTVFLSRVAVSENLILFLSLLTLLCFLKYYQSSNANYLYIAACLAGLASLAKITGFFLVPMICLLLIYQKKWRDSLVVLIIGLILLSGYFIYGSFYDFELFFRVIQSHTNRFENFLLFPELLGKTVFFEDSWLTFSWLILLPAMKGNIDDIKNRIIYIPIIIYLLILIFSGSQSHFYAWYIIPLFPFLFLALGKFLEDFIKNPDFLTATFLIIFVGGWSFNYNIEYGLGKLFLKLAITKYSFIGLVCLLIAPFLVHAIIKSRVTKLVASLTVVLILVILVLGNINIIYNYQ